TCTATTAAAAATTTAAAGCAATATTTTAACGCAGGAAAGAAAAACGAAGTGAGAGCGATTGAAAATATTTCGTTTGATATATACAAAGGGGAAACATTAGGTTTAGTAGGAGAATCGGGGTGTGGTAAATCTACAACTGGTAAATCAATTATTAAACTTAATGATATTACAAGTGGAGAAATTTTGTATGAGGGTATTGATATACAAAAGATTCGTAAACGTAAAGATTTGCTTAAATTTAATAAAAAGATACAGATGATTTTTCAAGACCCATATGCGTCTTTAAATCCTAGGTTAAAAGTAATGGATATAGTAGCTGAAGGTATTGATATCCATCATTTAGCAACTGATAAGCGTGACCGAAAAAAACGTGTCTATGATTTACTTGAAACTGTTGGATTAAGTAAAGAACATGCCAATCGCTATCCTCATGAATTTTCAGGTGGACAACGCCAACGTATTGGAATTGCCCGTGCATTAGCCGTTGAACCAGAATTCATTATCGCGGACGAACCAATATCGGCATTGGATGTTTCAATCCAAGCTCAAGTAGTTAATTTATTATTAAAATTACAACGTGAAAGAGGGATTACGT
The genomic region above belongs to Staphylococcus aureus and contains:
- a CDS encoding ABC transporter ATP-binding protein — protein: MKNDEVLLSIKNLKQYFNAGKKNEVRAIENISFDIYKGETLGLVGESGCGKSTTGKSIIKLNDITSGEILYEGIDIQKIRKRKDLLKFNKKIQMIFQDPYASLNPRLKVMDIVAEGIDIHHLATDKRDRKKRVYDLLETVGLSKEHANRYPHEFSGGQRQRIGIARALAVEPEFIIADEPISALDVSIQAQVVNLLLKLQRERGITFLFIAHDLSMVKYISDRIAVMHFGKIVEIGPAEEIYQNPLHDYTKSLLSAIPQPDPESERSRKRFSYIDDEANNHLRQLHEIRPNHFVFSTEEEAAQLRENKLVTQN